From a region of the Chlorocebus sabaeus isolate Y175 chromosome 23, mChlSab1.0.hap1, whole genome shotgun sequence genome:
- the LOC103245155 gene encoding prothymosin alpha-like — protein PCIGSPACPTVSDAAIDTSSEISTKDLKEKKEVVEEAENGRDAPANGNANEENGEQEADNEVEEEEEEGGEEEEEEEGGDGEEEDGDEDEEVESATGKQAVEDDEDDDVDTKKQKTDEDD, from the coding sequence cccTGCATCGGATCACCGGCGTGCCCCACCGTGTCAGACGCAGCCATAGACACCAGCTCCGAAATCTCCACCAAGGACttaaaggagaagaaggaagttgTGGAAGAGGCAGAAAATGGAAGAGACGCCCCTGCTAACGGGAATGCTAATGAGGAAAATGGGGAGCAAGAGGCTGACAATGAggtagaggaagaagaggaagaaggtggggaggaagaggaggaggaagaaggtggtgatggtgaggaaGAGGATggagatgaagatgaggaagttgagtcaGCTACGGGCAAGCAGGCAgttgaagatgatgaggatgatgatgtcGATACCAAGAAGCAGAAGACCGACGAGGATGACTAG